Below is a window of Cytophaga hutchinsonii ATCC 33406 DNA.
AATTACACTTATTTATTTGGCGCAATGGTAACGTATAATGATAAATTTTATGGAGGTATAAGTGCCAGACAATCTATAGCAAATAAGGAAGTTACTCAAGGAGGAAATACATTGGCAAATGACGATATAATCTTCTTGATTGGAATGAATTTAATGAAAAATAACGCTATGAGAGTTGGGTACGCATTTGATTATGTTACAAGTGGTGCTCAGGCGAAGACCAGAACGTCTCATGAAATTATGCTATCCTATGTTATTCCATCACCTTGGAATGACCCAAAACCAATTGTCCGTACACCTAGATACAGACAAGAGGAATATTAATCAAAAAACATAATTAATTGTCTATTAGTGTATTAAATGATTTTACAGAAATTGCAGTAAACTTATTATTATTTGCGTTAGTACAATAAAAATACTAGTTTAGGCATTCTGTTTCATTGGGAATAGACAATAGAATATACTTTAACAGGAAATAATAAATTAAAATTGGGATTTATGAATAAAGTCAGTGTTATCGGAAAGCGCTTTGCGATCATTGCATCCTTAGCGGGTCTGTTTTTGGCTCAAAGTTGCGGTAAAGGTCCTGCAGACGGTGGTGGGGATCTTGTAGGCGTTGCTGGCCGAGAATCATGGGTTCAAACAGTACCTTATGGTATGGTTGTTTGTCCATCAGGAACTTTTCACATGGGTCAGGCAGATGAAGATGTACCTGCAACTCAAATCAATTTGAACAAACAAGTAACTATAGGTGGATTCTATATGGATGAAACTGAAATTACAAATAATGAATACCGTCAGTTTATGAACGTTATGCTTGAGGATTCAGTAGCTACATTAGGCGAAGAATACATCATGACGGAGTTATATCCGGATACTACTGTTTGGGTTAGAGATTTCTCTCACCACATGGGCGATCCAATGATGGAATACTATTATGCACACCCTGCATTTGATGAGTATCCGGTTGTTGGTGTTGACTGGTGGGCTGCTAAATACTTCTGTGAATGGAGAACGCAGCATATGAATAACTGGAGAGCTGAAAACGGTTTATGGCAAATGCCACGTTTCAGATTACCATCAGAAGCAGAATGGGAATATGCAGCTCGTGGTGGTCGTGATATGGCAAAATATCCTTGGGGTAACCCATACATCCGTAACTCAAAAGGTTGTATGTTAGCGAACTTTAAACCAGGCAGAGGTAACTATTATGATGATGGTTTCATGTATACATCTCCGGTAGCATCCTATTTTTCGAATGATTTTGGATTATATGATATGGCTGGTAATATTTCAGAATGGTGTGAAGATGCTTATTATGATGCTGCAGTACCAATTGTTTGGGATTTGAACCCTACTTACTATAATGATGATGAAGTAAGAAAAATAATCCGTGGCGGATCTTGGAAAGATATTGCATACTATCTTGAAACTGGTACAAGAACTTTTGAATACCAGGATACGAGCAAGTCTTACATTGGTTTCAGAACAGTTATGACTTATTTAGGCCGCTCTTCTGGATATGAATTCTAAGAATATTTAATAGTAATTAATTAAACTGAACATAAACTACAAATTGTTAAACTTTAAACTTTTGTTACTAAAATGAGCAAGAAAGGCGAAAATTTATTAGAAGACGTGATCATGCCAAAAGTGTATGGTCTAGGTGCTGCTGTTGTTATTATCGGTGCGTTATTTAAGATCATGCACTGGCCATTCGCAGGTCCGATGTTGGTTGTTGGTTTGGGAACTGAAGCAGTTATTTTTGCTATCTCAGCATTCCAAAAGCCTCACAAAGATCCAGAATGGTCAAGAGTATACCCACAATTAGCAGAAGATTTTGACGGTGATGACGATGAGCCTGCAACTGCTACTGGTACAGTACAAAAATTAGACGAAATGATGGCTTCTGCGAACATTAACCAATCTGTTATTGGTCGTTTAGGTCAAGGTTTAAATAGCTTAAGTGAAAACGTTTCTAAAATGTCTGATTTGTCAGATGCAACAGTTGCGTCTTCTGAATATACTTCTGCAATCAAAGGTGCTACAGGTTCATTAAACAAAATGAACGATGCATATTCTAAAACTGCTGAAGCAATGTCAGGAATGGCTTCTGCTACAGTTGATGCACAAGGATACCATGAGCAAGTTCAAAAAATCACTAAAAACTTAGGTGCATTGAACGCTGTTTATGAAATGGAATTATCTGATGCTAACAACCACTTGCGTGCAATGAATAAGTTCTATGCTAACTTATCTTCTGCTATGGAAAATATGGCTGATGCATCTCGTGATACTCAATCATTCAAAGAAGAATTAGGCAAATTGTCTAAAAACTTAACTTCATTGAATGGCGTTTACGGCAACATGTTAACAGCAATGAGAGGTTAATTCATACCTAGTAATTATAATTTAATTATTAAAAAATCATCTTAAAAATATTATACTATGGCTGGAGGTAAAGAATCCCCAAGGCAGAAGATGATCGGTATGATGTACCTTGTATTGACAGCATTGCTGGCTTTACAAGTAAGTTCTGCGATCATGGAAAAATTCATCTTCTTAGATGAAAGCTTAATGTATGCAGTAGGTGCTGCAGATAAAGGAAATGCTGAAACAGTAGCTAAGATTGACAAAGCCGTTGCTGATGGTGGAGGAAAGGATAAAGCTGTTTCTGACAAAGCAATTCAGGTAAGAACAAAAACTGCTGAAATGATTAAAACGATGAATGATCTTCGCGAAGAGATGATCATGAAATCTGGTGGTCGTGAAGCGGATGGCTCTTACAAAGGTGCTAAAGAAGAGGAAGCTATTGCAGGTCTTATGGTTGGTACAGAAGGTGCCAAAAACGGTAAGGCTTACGCATTGCAAACCAGCCTTAACAAATACGGACAGGAAGTTATCCCAGGCATTGTTGGTAAAGACATGCCAGCAATTAAAATTGCAATGGATGGTAAAGAAGATCCAAAGTATGATAAAAAGCCAGATCAAAAATCTAAAGATTTCGGTAAATTAAATTTCGCTGAAACTCCTTTAGTAGCTGCTTTAGCAGTAATGGCAACATTTGAATCAGAAGTTAAGAAAATTGAAACTCAGGCATTAGATTTACTAGCATCTCAAGTTGGTGCAGCAGATTTGAAGTTTGATCAGGTTTTCGCTGTAGCTACTGCTAAGTCTGGTGTAGTTGCTGCTGGTACAGATTATGAAGCTGAATTATTCTTAGCTGCATCTTCTTCAGCGGTTAACCCAATCATGTCTAGAAACGGTGCTCCATTAGCTGTTGAAAACGGACGCGGTAAAGTTAAGTTTAAAGCATCTGCAACTAATTATGATGCAGAAGGTAACTCGAAACAAAACTGGAAAGGTCAAATTAAAATCAACAACAAAGGAAAAGATACTATATTCTCAATTGATGTACCTTACATCGTTGCTAAACCGGTAATTCAAATCCAGTCTGCTTCAGTAAATGCATTATACTTACGTTGCGGGAATGAATTAAGCGTACAAGTACCTGCATTAGGTGCAACATACAACCCTTCATTCACAGCATCAGGTGCTACTCTTAAGCCACTTGGCAAAGGTGTAGTTGTAGTAATCCCTACATCAGCAACCGGTGTTAAATTGAACGTTGCAAGTGGTGGTAACGCAATCGGATCTCAAGACTTTAAAGTTAGAGGTATTCCTAAACCTGAAATCCTGGTTCTTAACGGTGGTAAAGAAGTAGATCAGAAAAACGGTGTTGCCGCTCCTGGTCCAAGATCTT
It encodes the following:
- the gldL gene encoding gliding motility protein GldL, which codes for MSKKGENLLEDVIMPKVYGLGAAVVIIGALFKIMHWPFAGPMLVVGLGTEAVIFAISAFQKPHKDPEWSRVYPQLAEDFDGDDDEPATATGTVQKLDEMMASANINQSVIGRLGQGLNSLSENVSKMSDLSDATVASSEYTSAIKGATGSLNKMNDAYSKTAEAMSGMASATVDAQGYHEQVQKITKNLGALNAVYEMELSDANNHLRAMNKFYANLSSAMENMADASRDTQSFKEELGKLSKNLTSLNGVYGNMLTAMRG
- the gldK gene encoding gliding motility lipoprotein GldK, yielding MNKVSVIGKRFAIIASLAGLFLAQSCGKGPADGGGDLVGVAGRESWVQTVPYGMVVCPSGTFHMGQADEDVPATQINLNKQVTIGGFYMDETEITNNEYRQFMNVMLEDSVATLGEEYIMTELYPDTTVWVRDFSHHMGDPMMEYYYAHPAFDEYPVVGVDWWAAKYFCEWRTQHMNNWRAENGLWQMPRFRLPSEAEWEYAARGGRDMAKYPWGNPYIRNSKGCMLANFKPGRGNYYDDGFMYTSPVASYFSNDFGLYDMAGNISEWCEDAYYDAAVPIVWDLNPTYYNDDEVRKIIRGGSWKDIAYYLETGTRTFEYQDTSKSYIGFRTVMTYLGRSSGYEF
- the gldM gene encoding gliding motility protein GldM; the protein is MAGGKESPRQKMIGMMYLVLTALLALQVSSAIMEKFIFLDESLMYAVGAADKGNAETVAKIDKAVADGGGKDKAVSDKAIQVRTKTAEMIKTMNDLREEMIMKSGGREADGSYKGAKEEEAIAGLMVGTEGAKNGKAYALQTSLNKYGQEVIPGIVGKDMPAIKIAMDGKEDPKYDKKPDQKSKDFGKLNFAETPLVAALAVMATFESEVKKIETQALDLLASQVGAADLKFDQVFAVATAKSGVVAAGTDYEAELFLAASSSAVNPIMSRNGAPLAVENGRGKVKFKASATNYDAEGNSKQNWKGQIKINNKGKDTIFSIDVPYIVAKPVIQIQSASVNALYLRCGNELSVQVPALGATYNPSFTASGATLKPLGKGVVVVIPTSATGVKLNVASGGNAIGSQDFKVRGIPKPEILVLNGGKEVDQKNGVAAPGPRSLQVKAKADESFAQFLPKDARYNVTKWNVMLARGKRPVTQQNFTTEMANLSSFASQAQAGDRLIIEVQDVYRTNFLGEKEKVNIGTPIFTVPLQ